A stretch of DNA from Synechococcus sp. PROS-9-1:
CCCACGCCTCGCCCGCGGCGACAAACTGCATCACAAGTTCGCCGTAATCGACAACAAAACAGTGATCACAGGATCATTCAACTGGTCACCCTCAGCCGCTCACACCAACGACGAAACCCTGATGGTCATTGAGTCACCACAACTAGCAGCACACTTCACTCGTGAGATGGATCGAATGTGGCGCGGTGCTGAGCTAGGGATCACCGCTCGAATGCGCCGAAAGCTCAAAAGGCAGACAAGAAAATGCGGGAGCGGCACTGAGCGGAAGTAAACGAACAAGACAAATGATGCACAAAAGTCGACGTGCCAACGTGCGCCCACTGACTAATTCTGGGGCCAGAATGGCTACATGACGTCCCTTCTGCCCGTGCGACTTTCGCCACTCCTTCTTGGGTTAGCGATCCTGGCGCCTTGTGCTGTCCGCGCACAATTGAAATACGTTCCCTTTCCCACCAAGAGTGAATTGAGGTCCCTGCAGCTGCTGGCCTACACCTGCTCACGGGAAAACACGGCGGACATTTGTACGCGCACGCGTGAGATTGCCAATCCACTCATGGATCATCCTCGCCTCCCAACAGCCTGCAAGGACGCAGTTTGGGAGCTACTGCAAGAGGCAAAACCAGTCACCACCAACAGCTATCAACGCCGCGACAGCATTGATAGCCCCGCACGCCGGCTCACCGTGGTCTGTGCTGATCCGGCAAAGCCCAGCAAACCCAATAATTCGCCTTCAGCAGGATCTCCACCGGGTCAAACCTGAAGCTCATCAACAGCTGTGATAACTGGCCTGATCTAGGGCCATCAACGCCCCTGCTCAGGCTTAAGTTTTGGGGAACGATGCTGCCTCGTCATGACCCCTTCAATGCCGACGGAACCCACCCAGCGGCAGGTGCAACTCGAGGCGCCTTTCACCGACCAAAAGCCAGGCACCTCTGGTCTTCGTAAGAGCAGCCAACAATTTGAACAGCCCCACTATTTAGAGAGTTTCATCGAAGCTTCCTTCCGTACCCTCCCTGGCATGAAGGGCGGAACCTTGGTTCTCGGTGGAGATGGTCGCTATGGAAATCTCCGCGCCATCGATGTGATCTTGCGCATGGGTGCAGCCCATGGCTTGCAAAAAGTGATCGTCACCACAGGTGGCATCCTCTCCACACCTGCTGCCTCAAACCTGATTCGACAACGTCAAGCCATCGGCGGGATCATCCTGTCCGCCAGCCACAACCCCGGTGGGCCTGATGGTGACTTCGGCGTCAAGGTGAACGGAGCAAACGGCGGCCCCACTCCGGCGTCCTTTACCGATGCGGTTTACGACTGCAGCAAAACCCTTGAGGGCTATTCGATTGTCGACGCCCCAGCCATCAGCCTGCAGTCCCCAGGGCACCACACGATCGGGGAGATGCAGGTCGAGGTGATCGATGGCGTTGATGACTTCGTGTTGTTGATGAAGCAGTTGTTTGACTTCGACAGCATCAGCGCTCTGATTCGCAACGACTTCCCGCTGGCCTTCGATGCCATGCATGCGGTCACAGGCCCCTATGCCAAAACATTGCTGGAAGAGGTCTTAGGCGCACCGGCTGGCAGCGTGCGCAATGGGACTCCCTTGGAAGATTTTGGCGGTGGGCATCCCGATCCCAACCTCACCTACGCCCATGAACTGGCCGACCTTCTGATGGAAGGTGATGCCTATCAATTTGGTGCTGCGTGTGATGGCGATGGCGACCGCAACATGATTCTGGGCAACCGTTGCTTTGTGAACCCAAGCGACAGCCTGGCCGTCCTCACGGCCAACGCCACCCTTGCCCCTGGTTACGCCTCAGGCCTGGCCGGCGTGGCTCGCTCCATGCCCACCAGTGCTGCTGTGGATGTTGTCGCCAAAGACTTGGGGATCAAATGCTTTGAAACTCCTACCGGCTGGAAATTCTTCGGGAACCTTCTGGATGCTGGCGACATCACGCTCTGCGGTGAAGAAAGCTTCGGAACAGGCAGCAACCACGTGCGCGAAAAGGATGGGCTTTGGGCGGTGCTGTTTTGGCTTCAGATCTTGGCGAAGCGACGCTGCAGTGTCGCCGAGATCATGGCCGAACATTGGAAGCGTTACGGGCGTCACTACTACTCGCGCCATGACTACGAAGCCGTTGCCAGCGAGGCAGCGCATGGGCTGTATGACCGCTTGGAAACCATGCTTCCAAGTCTCATCGGCCAGCCCTTTGCAGGCCGCAGCATCAGTACCGCTGACAACTTCAGCTACACCGATCCGGTGGACCAATCCGTCACCAAAGGGCAGGGGCTGCGCATCCTGCTCGACGATGGAAGCCGAGTGGTACTGCGCCTGTCTGGTACCGGCACCAAGGGAGCAACATTGAGGGTGTATCTCGAAAGCTACGTCCCAACCACGGGTGACCTCGATCAAGATCCCCAGATTGCTTTAGGAGAGATGATCCAAGCCATCAATCAGCTCGCCGAGATCACAGAACGCACCGGGATGGATCGTCCAACTGTGATTACCTGATTGGGTTCAGGCGTGGGTTATTTCTGTTGCGACCCACGCCTGCCTCGATGGGCATTGGGATGGCGATACACAGGATCAACAGCTTCTTCCTGGAGTTGACGGGTGGTTTCAATCGCAAAACCAGCGAGTCCAGAGGATGTAATCACCATTAAGTAGAACAAGCGCATCCTGCGGAGATCAATCTCAGCTGGGGTGTTCTCAATTAAAACCTTCAAGAAATAGGCAATTGCACTGCCGATTGCGAGTCCAACGGCAATTGCTACCAACACTCTTGAGCCACTGAATGTCTTTTTTGTCATGAGCTCAGCAGAGGATCAGAAGACGGCTTGGCATCGGCCTGGCCTAGAAGCGTCTTCATCACCACGTAAAACACAGGAACCACAAGCGTGGAGAGGAACGTGGCAACCAAGAGGCCACCAAACACAACCAAACCAAGAGAAGACTGACTTTGAGCACCAGCTCCACTCGCCAGCATCAAGGGCAAAAATCCTGTTAAAGACGAAATCGCTGTCATCAGAATCGGCCGTAAGCGAGATTGGGCAGAAAATCGAGCAGCTTCAAGGGCTGAAATGCCCTCGCCCATTTTTTGGTTGGCAAGATCCACAATCAAAATCGCGTTACCACCGGCCAAGCCGATAAGCATCACAAGACCCACCTGGGCATAAATATTGAGAACCTGACCGGCAGCACCAAGAAAGACCAAGGCGCCAAGCAAAGCAGTTGGGACCGTCAGCAAAATGATGATGGGATCTGAGTAGCTTTCATATTGCGCTGAAAGCACCAAGAACACCGCCAAAATGCCAAGAGCAAAAATCACAACGGCCAAGGATCCGGCCTTCACTTCTTCTCTTGAAATACCAGTCCAATCAAAGCCCAAGCCTTGCAAGTTGGCATCTTTAAAGATCGTCTTCATCGCTGTAATCGCCTGACCTGAGCTTTTACCAACAGCAGGTGTTCCATCAATCTTGATTGAACGATAGAGATTGAAGTGAGGAATCACGCTGGGGCCATTGGTGGACTTCACCGTGAAAAACTCAGACAAGGGGATCTGTTCCCCTTTCATGCTGTTCACATAAACCGCTGAAAGCTGCTCAGGAGTAGCCCGGTTGACATCATCAGCCTGCACATAGACACGTCGAACCTTGCCCTCCTGGAACGTGTCATTCACATAGGCCCCACCAAAATTAACGCTAAAGGATTGCATCGCGGCGCCAAAATCAACTCCTAAAGAGGCCATCTTTTCGCGATTCACCTTGATCTCAATCTGAGGTGACTCTGGTGAGAACAAGGTATAGACACGGTTCAGCAATGGATTGGCGTTGGCCGCCTGCATGATCTGACCAGCAGAACCAAAGAATTGGTTCAATCCATAGGCTCCACTGCTTTGATCCAACAACTGGAATTCAAAGCCACCACCAGCGCCATAACCAGGAATCGAGGGAGGCTCCACCACAAACACTCGAGCACCATCAATCGACATCAACAGTTTTTTGTTCAAGCGTTCAACAATCGCCGCTACAGAGTGATCGCTTCCTTTGCGCTCATCCCAATGCTTGGTTCCAAAGAAGAACAATCCTTTGTTTGGAGCATTTCCGTCCAAACTGGCTCCACTAAACAAGGCAGCAGCGGAAATATCATCCTCAGATCGCAACACCTCAGCCACCTTGCGGTTAATCGCAAGGGTCGTCTCGTTCGAAACACCATCAGGAGCCTGCACGAAACCAATGGCATAACCCTGGTCTTCGATCGGAACAAATCCACCGGGGATGCGTGTGAACGCAAAACCAGTGAGCAGGATTCCAGCAGCAAGGGCCGCCATCACGATCGGGCGAGCTTTAAGCACCTGATCAAGAACTTTCGAATAGCGCTTTTCAAAGCCTGAATAAAAACGATTGAAGTGAATGAAGATCTGAGGAACAAACCAGCCCACAACAAGACCGATTCCCGTGAACAAGATCACAGGGATGAGATTGGTCACACCAACAAGAATCAAACCCACAACGGCTCCACCCACAGCTCCTGGCATCCGCAAAGGAATCGATGTGAGCTTCATCGCAACAAAGCCAACCAAGGCGCCAACAACAACTGGAATCAGAACCAATGCGGCGCCATCGCCCGCACTGAGAAGGCCGTAGGCAAAACCAAGAAAAACACCCGCTGTGGCGTATTGCTGTTTGCTCAGCTGCTGTGTGTCCTTCGACAGCAAGAGGGCCGCCAGCATTGGCGAGAACGTGAGTGCGTTGAAGGTTGAGATCCCGATCGAGAACAGGATGGTGGCAGCAAACTGCTTATAAATCGTTCCTGTTGCTCCGGGGAAAAACAACACCGGAAGAAAAACGGCCATCTTCACCAGCGACGTCGCAATCACAGCGCTGAAGAGTTCGTCCATGGTGGCGATGGCCGCCTGAACCGATGTCATTCCTTCTGCTTTTTTGGCCGACGTGTCTTCGACCACCGTGATCGCATCATCAACAACCAAACCTGTTGCCAGAACAAGGCCAAACAAGGTGAGCTGATTAAGGGAGAAGCCGAAGGCGAGCACGAGAGCGAACGTACCGATCAAGGCCACAGGAATGGCGATGGCAGGAACAAGCGTTGCTTTCCAGTTCTGAAGGAATAAGAACAGGATCAAGACCACCAGAATCACTGCGTCCCGCAGAGAATTGGTCACGCCCTTGATTGATTGGTTGATGAAATCAGTCGTGTCGTAAATCACCTGGGTATCAAGACCAACAGGAAGCGTCTGCTCAAATTTCTCGATCACCTCCTTCACGCCGTTAGACACTTGAATGGCGTTACTACCTGACAGCTGATAAACAGCAACACCAACAGAAGGTGTGCCCTTGAGATCCATTGCGTCGACCCCATAGGCCTCTCCACCCAGACTCACGCGACCAACGTTTTTTAGCTTGATCAAACCACCCGAATCGGTCGTTTTTAAAATAATATTTTCAAACTCAGATTCCGTGGTTAAACGACCTTGCAATTGCACAGTAAATGTATATTGCTGACCTTCAGGAGCAGGAGCACCTCCGATCTTGCCCGCAGGGACTAGGCGGTTTTGACTCTGAAGTTGCTGAACAACATCAGTTGAGGTAAGACCATTTGCCGCGAGCTTTTCCGGATCGAGCCATAACCTGAAAGCAACCTTACGGTTGCCAAAATAGGTAACTTCTCCAACTCCAGGGACGCGCTTAATATTATCAGTTAGATTTTTATCTAAATAGCCACTAATCGTTTCAACGCTGTATTCAGTTTTAGAAGGATCACTGTTAACAATATTATAAACAAGCAGGGTAGAGTTTGAGGCTTTATTAACTGTGACGCCCGCCTTGCGAACCTCCTCAGGAAGCTGAGGTTCGGCCAAAGAGACCCTATTTTGAACATTAACCTGGTTAATATTACCGTCAGTTCCACTGTCAAAGGAGACAGAAATAGAACTCACACCATCAGACGAGCTGTTGGAGGTAATGAAATCCATATTCTCCACACCATTAATCTGCTGTTCAAGAACAGTGGTCACACCCTGCTCAACCGAAACAGCATCAGCTCCTACATACGTGGCCTGTACTTTGACCGTTGGAGGGGCAATGTCGGGAAGATTCTCAATCGGGAGGATTGGAATTGCAATCAATCCCACGATCACAATCAAAAGGCTGCAAACGGTACTAAGAACCGGTCGCGTGATGAAATTATTCGATGCTGACATGAATCAACCTCAGTTCTTAGCTGCAGCAGGTTGTGACCCCGCGCGCTGTGTTTTTACCTGAATCGGCATTCCATGCTTGAGATTGAGGAGATTACTTGTAATCACCTTCTCATTGAGTTTCAGACCTTTTGTAATTGGATAACGGTTGTTCTGAATCTCACCAATCTTGACTGGTGTTTGAAGCGCAAACAGGGCATTTTCTGGCAATTTCCCCCTTTCGATGCCTTTACTAATCCGCTCAATGTCAGCCTTGCCTGGATTTGCCTTTAAGTCGGTGAAATTACCAATACGAAAGACAAAGCTTTGCCCTGAAGTTTGCGTCACAGCCGCAAATGGAACTGAGATCTGTTGACCCGATTTCAATTGAACCCTGGTCCGCAGTCGCTGACCACTACGTAGCCTGCCATCATCGTTATTAAATAAGGCCTTCACCAAGAGACCCTGAGTTTGAGGGTTGACTTGAGGATCAATCGACTCAATCTGACTCGTCGCTAGAGGCTTAACCGTGCCAGGCACACTCAAAATGACGGGTTGACCGATGGCGAGACGATCGCCATAGACCGCCGGAACTTCAACCTTCGCCTCGAGAATATTATTTTGAACCACACTGGTGAAGGGCTGGTTTTGTTGCACCACATCCCCAACATTCACCTGAATGTCTGCCACGGTCCCTGCGGTTGGTGAACGCAAATTGCTGTAGGTGAGCTCTGCTTCTAAAGCTTTAACTTTTTCAATAGCTGCAATGTATTTCAGGCGGTAAGAGTCCCGCTGCCGCAGCGAAGCAGCCCCCTCTTTTGCGAGAAATTCTTCGCGCTCCCAGTCAACTTTGGCTGTTGCCGCTCTCGCCCGTTGTTCTGCCAACGCCGCCCTTGCCTGAACCTGGTCCAACACGACGAGCAACTGACCCGCATCAATACGATCGCCCTGAGACACTTTGAGCTCAGTGACACGACCTGATGTTTGCGCAGCTAGCTCAACCAACGTATTGGCCTCGAGCGTGCTCACCGTATCGATATCGTCAGTGAAGGGAGCTTCAAGAACCGATGCTTGCTGGACCGGTAGCGCGGGCCTCTTTTCATCAGAGCCTCCACAAGCACTAACGGAAATTGCGGTTAGGAGCACAGGCAGCAGTGGACGAAAACGCAGCACAAATCCTGTGACGAACGTGCGGATTATGGTCGAACTTGAACCCAGTTTCGGTCCTGATCAGGCAAGAATCCATACACGAAGACCATTCAAGGGAGATTGGTCGGTTGGTTGAAGATCTATTCAGCCACCACGGCAACCAGCGAAGGAGGCGTCAAGCGCCCTTAGCTGACCGTTTAAGGCCCACATCACTCGACGAATTTGAGGGCCAAAACGCGATCCTCGCCGAAGGCCGTTTGCTGCGCAGGGCGATCACCGCAGACCGGGTGGGCAATCTGATCCTGCACGGACCGCCTGGTGTAGGGAAGACAACTCTGGCCAGGATCATTGCCACCCATACCCGTGCGCAGTTCAGCAGCCTGAACGCTGTTCTGGCCGGCGTTAAGGACCTGCGTGAGCAAGTAGACGCCGCCAAGGAGCGCTTGGAGAAACATGGCTTGCGAACCATCCTGTTTATTGATGAAGTCCATCGCTTCAACAGTGCTCAACAGGATGCGCTGCTCCCTTGGGTAGAAAACGGCACTCTCACCCTGATCGGTGCCACCACTGAGAACCCTTACTTCGAAGTCAACAAAGCGCTCGTAAGTCGATCACGCCTGTTTCGACTGCAAAGCCTCGAAGCCAACGATCTGCGTCAATTGCTCCATCGAGCCCTTCAAGACAAAGAGCGGGGCTATGGCAATCGTTCGATCAAGATCACTGCCGATGCCGAAGCCCACATGGTGGATGTGGCTAACGGAGACGCGCGCAGCCTTCTCAATGCCCTCGAGCTGGCGGTGGAAAGCACAACACCTTCCGATCCAGAGGCCACGATTGAGATTGATTTGACCATCGCCGAGGAGTCGATTCAAGAGCGAGCTGTGCTCTACGACAAACAGGGAGATGCCCACTTCGACACCATTAGCGCTTTCATCAAATCCCTTCGCGGCTCCGATGCGGACGCAGCCCTGTTTTGGCTGGCGCGAATGTTGGAAGCAGGGGAAAACCCAAGGTTCATCTTTCGACGGATGTTGATTTCAGCGGGAGAGGACATCGGGCTAGCCGACCCCCAAGCTGTGGTCGTCGTGGAGGCCTGCGCAGCCGCCTTCGAACGCATCGGCCTGCCAGAAGGGCTCTACCCGCTTGCCCAGGCAGCGCTTTACCTGGCCTGCGCCGAAAAAAGCAACAGCACTATGGGACTGTTCGAGGCCATCCGCCTTGTCCGCAGTACACAGAACCAGACGGTGCCAAGCCACCTCCGCGATGCCCATCGCGATGGGGAAGCCTTTGGCGATGGAAAGGGTTATCGCTACCCACACGCCTACAAAGAGCATTGGATTGCACAGAATTACCTTCCCGATGCGCTGCAGGGAGAGGTCTTCTGGACACCGAGCAAGCAGGGGTGGGAGGGAGAACGGCGAGGAAGGATGCTCGAACGTCGTGCTGCTCAGCTCGCCGTCGCAGCAGAGGCGGCCCAAACCCATCCCCTCCTCCTCAGCAGTGGTCCAGACCTACCTGAAATGGAGCGCTGGCTGCATCGACAGCTCGCCCAAAATGATGAGCGTTTGCAAGATCTACAGCAGCGACTCTGGACCCCAGTGACCTTTCAACGCACCGACAGAGTGCTGGTGCTCGGGGGTCGATCCCTGCTTTGGGCCCTGGGTCCACTGAATGCTGTGCAGGAGGGGAGCGTCACCATCCTGTGCAGCAGCGCTGAAGAACGCGCCCGACTTGAAGCACAGGTGGATCTATTGGATCCACTGCATCGTCCCAAACTCCTTACAGGAGGGTTCAAGGCGTTGCAAGCGCTTCCTCAAGACTGGCAATTCGAAGTCGTGGGGGGTCGATTCAGCAGTGATGATCGCGATTGGATCGAATCTCCAACGTTTTGGCAGCAACTCCAATTGAAGCTCTCACCAGGGGCTCAGCTCCACGTCCTTCTCAGCCAAACAGCCATCGGTCCAGCGGCAGCACTCGCAGAGCAATGCCCTGGGTCCAGCAAAGTGCTGTCGGAACTCATCGAGAAGGAACAACAGTGGCTTCTAACCCAGCAGCTTGATCAGCTCGTCCGACAGCAGCTCGAAAACCTCTCAACCGCTGTCATCACAGAGCAGTGGCAGGAATCTCTGTCACTCCCTATTGACGAACGTCTGTTGAAACGCTGGCTGGGAGAGGACCGTCCCTATCGATCTCTGATCAATCGCTGCAGACAGCCAGAAACAGTGCTCACCACACTGCAGCAGCTCCTGCAAACAAAACGGGGAAGCCAACTGCCACAACCCCTGATCCATCAACGACTTGTCTGCACGATGTTGTCGTACTAGCGGCAAGCCATTCGATCACCAGAGGCCGCGATCGGAAGCGTTACGGGTAGCGCTAGGAGCGGTAGCAGCAGGAAGAATCTGCTTGGCTTGCACACAAGCGGGCAGGAAGACGTACCAAGACCTAAGGGATGTTGCCTGAGCGCCATTAAAACCGTACTTACAGACATTCTGAGAACCATCGAAAACACCGTTGTCATTCAGACGGAATGCAACCGGAAGCTGTTTCATGATGCCGGCAGCAGATATCTCGCCGTCAGTGGCGTCAAGAATGATGGCGGAACGCAAAGCGACAACGGCAGTCTTCTGCTTCTTCCAGAAGGGAGAGTAGCTCTTGGTCTGATCCTCCAAGAAAGCAACGCCATCGCTGGAATACAGGAAGCGAGAAACTCCAATGAGATCAACCCCATAGGACTTGGTCATGGCTGCCTGGATTTCTTTAACAGTCCAACCGGAATTATTAATACCAGCCTGAGAGGCAAGAGCCAAAGTGGAGAGCGAGGCAGCGGCAAAAACGCCAGCTAGGAGACGGGTGAGCAAAGACGGGAAATAAACACTTCGACTAAAAGCTAGACAGAGGAAAAGGAAATGCAAAAAAGCCGTGGGTCAAGGAGAAACTATCCAAATCCGCACGAATAAAACCAACAAACTATTGGGCATTTACTCAAACCTATGGAATCTCAAACGCCCTCCATCCTTCGGGACAAACCGCAGCTAGCTGCTCAGTTGAAACAGGCGTTAGGCCTCGTCACTGAACGCATACAAGCTTGGAGCCATTGAAATGCACGATTGCTACGTAGCGTTCACTTCCACGTTTGGGGGTCAGCCATAGGCGCGTACTGCTGGCATTCGTTTCAACGCGAACGTCCACGCTTTCATCGCTGCTCAAACCAAGATCAATCAGTGATGACGCAAATTGTCCCCAGTAAAAGCTGGCGAGCTGGCCGCGAACAAACACCCGAAGCAATGATTCGGCTTGCAGACGTTGATTCAAGGTTGCCTCTTGATCATCGAGCTACTCAATAAGACGCGCATCCGTTGGCAGGCTCGCAGCCCCTGGAGAGGCCACCTGCGTTTGGCTGGTCGCGATCAGGCCAAGGCCCCCAAAAAGAAGGGCGGCCACCATGAGGGAAACGATCGCATCCAAGCTTGAGTCACGCCAACGAGGATCTCGATCCCGATTGAAATTTCAACCTAAGCAGACCGTTGCTCCAATCAAGTTCCTTTCGCAAGCTGACACGATCGCTATGCCCCAGGGCCCTAGTTGGCGACAGTGCGCTGACACCTGAAGACCGCTGGCCTGGTGGCTCGCACTCAGCCCATCGGCTGCCACAACCCAGTGCGATAGATCCTGAGCCAAAGATCCCTGTTGCCACTTAATCGCGGCTTCCTTAATCAGCCAATGCTCCAAAACAGCCTGATGAAACGATTGCTTGGGAAGGCTTGTAAGACGACGCTGCTCGCTCGATTCGTAGTAACGACTCATCAGCGCTTCGGAAGCGAACCGACGATCCAATCGCTCTAAATCAACCCCGACGGGGGCGGAAGACCAGGCCATCAACGCAGATCCCTTGCTATGGCTGAGGCTGACAAATCCCCAACCTGAGGGGAGAGCTGGAGGCGTGCCAGGGGGCGCATGCAAAGGAATCTGCTGCGCAGGCACTCCCCACAAATCACTCAGGCAGGAACGCATCCAGGCACGGGAGCCAAGGAAACGCCGCTGACCGGTCTGGCCCAAGTTGCAAGCCCAGGCTTGTTCCTGATCCGACACGTAAGGATCTGTTGATGAGGCCGGTCCAAGCCACATCACGGTTACGCTTCCGCTCCGGTTGAAGCCTTCCTTCATGACTTTGCAGATCGGCGATCTCGCGCCTGATTTCACACTTCCTGACCAAAACGGAGAGCCCGTGCAGCTGGCCTCCTTGCGGGGACAGCGCGTGGTGATCTATTTCTATCCCAAAGACGCCACCCCTGGTTGCACGAAAGAGGCCTGCAACTTCCGAGATCGCTGGTCATCCTTTAAAGACCATGGAATTCAGGTCTTAGGGATCAGCAAGGACAACGCCTCATCCCATACGCGCTTCATCGCCAAGCAGGAATTGCCCTTCACGCTGTTGAGTGATGAGGATCCTTGCCCCGTTGCAAGCAGCTTTGAGAGTTATGGCCTGAAAAAGTTCATGGGTCGCGAATCCATGGGAATGATGCGTCACACCTTCGTCGTAGACGCAGAAGGACGCTTGGAATTGATTTACCGAAAAGTGAAATCTGATTCCATGGCCGATCAAATCCTCAGTGACCTAGGCATCAGCTGATCAGCTCGACCATCGCCTCCATCACCAAGTTCGGTGAATGAAGCACCTCAACCCCCAACTGCTCCTGAAGTTTCGGGAGCAGTTGGGGGGCATCTCCTCCACAGAGCCAAATCGGCCAAGGGCTTTGGGCATGCGCTTGACGGATAAGGCCCACCAAACTTTGCTGTGCTCCAGAGCGCATGGCTGCCTGCGTCTCGAAAGGGAAAGGCTCCACCTCTTCGCGTTCTAGAACCCAAGGTGAGGTCATGTTGAGACCTGTGGTGGCATCAGCCATCGCGCGCAATTGCAGGCCATAGCCAGCCGCCAACAACCCACCAGAGAACGATCCATTCGCAGAGATCCTGGTGAGGCTGAGAACCGTGCCTGCATCAACCACCAGGACGCCCACGCGATTTTCATTGGCACTCCAAGCTCCCCATCCAGCGAGCGCTCGATCGATCCCTAACCAAGGGGGAATCCCCTGAAGAGGGATTTCACTCAGGTTCAAGCGTCGACTGGACTGCAAACAAGAATGGCTTGGGATCGGCCCCACAGCCGCCCAGGCGAGGAG
This window harbors:
- a CDS encoding alpha-D-glucose phosphate-specific phosphoglucomutase, whose product is MTPSMPTEPTQRQVQLEAPFTDQKPGTSGLRKSSQQFEQPHYLESFIEASFRTLPGMKGGTLVLGGDGRYGNLRAIDVILRMGAAHGLQKVIVTTGGILSTPAASNLIRQRQAIGGIILSASHNPGGPDGDFGVKVNGANGGPTPASFTDAVYDCSKTLEGYSIVDAPAISLQSPGHHTIGEMQVEVIDGVDDFVLLMKQLFDFDSISALIRNDFPLAFDAMHAVTGPYAKTLLEEVLGAPAGSVRNGTPLEDFGGGHPDPNLTYAHELADLLMEGDAYQFGAACDGDGDRNMILGNRCFVNPSDSLAVLTANATLAPGYASGLAGVARSMPTSAAVDVVAKDLGIKCFETPTGWKFFGNLLDAGDITLCGEESFGTGSNHVREKDGLWAVLFWLQILAKRRCSVAEIMAEHWKRYGRHYYSRHDYEAVASEAAHGLYDRLETMLPSLIGQPFAGRSISTADNFSYTDPVDQSVTKGQGLRILLDDGSRVVLRLSGTGTKGATLRVYLESYVPTTGDLDQDPQIALGEMIQAINQLAEITERTGMDRPTVIT
- a CDS encoding efflux RND transporter permease subunit, with translation MSASNNFITRPVLSTVCSLLIVIVGLIAIPILPIENLPDIAPPTVKVQATYVGADAVSVEQGVTTVLEQQINGVENMDFITSNSSSDGVSSISVSFDSGTDGNINQVNVQNRVSLAEPQLPEEVRKAGVTVNKASNSTLLVYNIVNSDPSKTEYSVETISGYLDKNLTDNIKRVPGVGEVTYFGNRKVAFRLWLDPEKLAANGLTSTDVVQQLQSQNRLVPAGKIGGAPAPEGQQYTFTVQLQGRLTTESEFENIILKTTDSGGLIKLKNVGRVSLGGEAYGVDAMDLKGTPSVGVAVYQLSGSNAIQVSNGVKEVIEKFEQTLPVGLDTQVIYDTTDFINQSIKGVTNSLRDAVILVVLILFLFLQNWKATLVPAIAIPVALIGTFALVLAFGFSLNQLTLFGLVLATGLVVDDAITVVEDTSAKKAEGMTSVQAAIATMDELFSAVIATSLVKMAVFLPVLFFPGATGTIYKQFAATILFSIGISTFNALTFSPMLAALLLSKDTQQLSKQQYATAGVFLGFAYGLLSAGDGAALVLIPVVVGALVGFVAMKLTSIPLRMPGAVGGAVVGLILVGVTNLIPVILFTGIGLVVGWFVPQIFIHFNRFYSGFEKRYSKVLDQVLKARPIVMAALAAGILLTGFAFTRIPGGFVPIEDQGYAIGFVQAPDGVSNETTLAINRKVAEVLRSEDDISAAALFSGASLDGNAPNKGLFFFGTKHWDERKGSDHSVAAIVERLNKKLLMSIDGARVFVVEPPSIPGYGAGGGFEFQLLDQSSGAYGLNQFFGSAGQIMQAANANPLLNRVYTLFSPESPQIEIKVNREKMASLGVDFGAAMQSFSVNFGGAYVNDTFQEGKVRRVYVQADDVNRATPEQLSAVYVNSMKGEQIPLSEFFTVKSTNGPSVIPHFNLYRSIKIDGTPAVGKSSGQAITAMKTIFKDANLQGLGFDWTGISREEVKAGSLAVVIFALGILAVFLVLSAQYESYSDPIIILLTVPTALLGALVFLGAAGQVLNIYAQVGLVMLIGLAGGNAILIVDLANQKMGEGISALEAARFSAQSRLRPILMTAISSLTGFLPLMLASGAGAQSQSSLGLVVFGGLLVATFLSTLVVPVFYVVMKTLLGQADAKPSSDPLLSS
- a CDS encoding efflux RND transporter periplasmic adaptor subunit — its product is MLRFRPLLPVLLTAISVSACGGSDEKRPALPVQQASVLEAPFTDDIDTVSTLEANTLVELAAQTSGRVTELKVSQGDRIDAGQLLVVLDQVQARAALAEQRARAATAKVDWEREEFLAKEGAASLRQRDSYRLKYIAAIEKVKALEAELTYSNLRSPTAGTVADIQVNVGDVVQQNQPFTSVVQNNILEAKVEVPAVYGDRLAIGQPVILSVPGTVKPLATSQIESIDPQVNPQTQGLLVKALFNNDDGRLRSGQRLRTRVQLKSGQQISVPFAAVTQTSGQSFVFRIGNFTDLKANPGKADIERISKGIERGKLPENALFALQTPVKIGEIQNNRYPITKGLKLNEKVITSNLLNLKHGMPIQVKTQRAGSQPAAAKN
- a CDS encoding AAA family ATPase, with the protein product MVEDLFSHHGNQRRRRQAPLADRLRPTSLDEFEGQNAILAEGRLLRRAITADRVGNLILHGPPGVGKTTLARIIATHTRAQFSSLNAVLAGVKDLREQVDAAKERLEKHGLRTILFIDEVHRFNSAQQDALLPWVENGTLTLIGATTENPYFEVNKALVSRSRLFRLQSLEANDLRQLLHRALQDKERGYGNRSIKITADAEAHMVDVANGDARSLLNALELAVESTTPSDPEATIEIDLTIAEESIQERAVLYDKQGDAHFDTISAFIKSLRGSDADAALFWLARMLEAGENPRFIFRRMLISAGEDIGLADPQAVVVVEACAAAFERIGLPEGLYPLAQAALYLACAEKSNSTMGLFEAIRLVRSTQNQTVPSHLRDAHRDGEAFGDGKGYRYPHAYKEHWIAQNYLPDALQGEVFWTPSKQGWEGERRGRMLERRAAQLAVAAEAAQTHPLLLSSGPDLPEMERWLHRQLAQNDERLQDLQQRLWTPVTFQRTDRVLVLGGRSLLWALGPLNAVQEGSVTILCSSAEERARLEAQVDLLDPLHRPKLLTGGFKALQALPQDWQFEVVGGRFSSDDRDWIESPTFWQQLQLKLSPGAQLHVLLSQTAIGPAAALAEQCPGSSKVLSELIEKEQQWLLTQQLDQLVRQQLENLSTAVITEQWQESLSLPIDERLLKRWLGEDRPYRSLINRCRQPETVLTTLQQLLQTKRGSQLPQPLIHQRLVCTMLSY
- a CDS encoding alpha/beta hydrolase, which gives rise to MLTRLLAGVFAAASLSTLALASQAGINNSGWTVKEIQAAMTKSYGVDLIGVSRFLYSSDGVAFLEDQTKSYSPFWKKQKTAVVALRSAIILDATDGEISAAGIMKQLPVAFRLNDNGVFDGSQNVCKYGFNGAQATSLRSWYVFLPACVQAKQILPAATAPSATRNASDRGLW